A stretch of Arachis hypogaea cultivar Tifrunner chromosome 15, arahy.Tifrunner.gnm2.J5K5, whole genome shotgun sequence DNA encodes these proteins:
- the LOC112751245 gene encoding CRS2-associated factor 1, chloroplastic: MALTVKLPIRFPISAPIIDPYPTHEPTQISTEVRFSRWNNANAAKFNERRRTQQEIEDEIRRTRRFDSADKIAETAETSAVSSATVKTFKSAGTPSAPSRPSIPGRKSKYSKPPAEPPWDSHAAVRFSSTPNSNPSRTQLAPANVRIGDDGVSYVVEGAPFEFRYSYTETPAAKPVKIREPSYVPFGPATMPRPWTGRAPLPTSKKKLREFDSFVLPPADKKGVKPVQKPGPFLPGSGPKHVQSKEELLGEPLTKEEINALVAGTVKSARQLNIGRDGLTHNMLENIHALWKRRRVCKIKCKGVCTVDMDNVCQQLEERTGGKIIHRKSGTVYLFRGRNYNYRTRQRFPLMLWKPVSPVYPRLVKRVPEGLTLEEATEFRRKGRNLEPIFKLAKNGVYCDLVANVREAFEECELVRINCQGLNESDYRRIGGKLRDLVPCILLSFENEHILMWRGKKWRSSFPGLEDDYNEANKIDVDSDNSNTPTSDAPELSEMPQENSLEHLSSESYDTSISSSSDDVSFSQAEVPYPIEDSNPPFSMVTDAASLSMGTCEVETTDDVRGSPPSDSTKSSVSVLESCENSIDGKVDPSTNGLLDSSSAADESLISISSASCTEGVMLLWEQAVEKGSALVLDDRSLDADNVYQTAVAFAKSAPPGPVFSRSRKVRVQNNDEQEDSTFEKKEVTTVVIEGEMENTQKSSEIRRKDFDERQRNVVPQGTRVDELVRLLT, translated from the exons ATGGCTCTAACCGTCAAGCTGCCAATACGGTTCCCAATTTCCGCGCCAATTATCGACCCGTATCCGACCCATGAACCGACCCAAATATCCACAGAGGTCAGATTCTCTCGTTGGAACAACGCCAATGCCGCCAAGTTCAACGAGCGCCGGCGAACCCAGCAGGAAATCGAGGATGAGATACGCCGCACGCGCCGCTTCGACTCTGCCGACAAAATCGCCGAAACCGCCGAGACTTCCGCCGTTTCCAGCGCCACCGTTAAAACCTTCAAATCCGCTGGGACGCCCTCCGCTCCGTCGAGGCCTTCCATCCCCGGCAGGAAATCGAAGTACTCCAAACCGCCGGCGGAGCCCCCGTGGGATTCTCATGCGGCGGTTAGGTTTTCCAGCACCCCGAATTCGAATCCAAGCAGGACTCAATTGGCACCAGCAAACGTGAGAATCGGCGACGACGGAGTCTCCTACGTGGTTGAAGGCGCACCGTTCGAGTTTCGGTACAGCTACACGGAAACGCCAGCGGCGAAGCCGGTGAAGATTCGGGAGCCATCGTACGTGCCGTTCGGACCAGCGACGATGCCGCGGCCATGGACCGGACGGGCACCGCTGCCGACGAGCAAGAAGAAGTTGAGGGAATTCGACTCGTTCGTTCTGCCGCCGGCAGACAAGAAGGGGGTGAAGCCCGTCCAGAAGCCCGGGCCCTTTTTACCCGGATCGGGCCCGAAACACGTGCAGTCAAAGGAAGAGTTGTTGGGGGAGCCATTGACGAAGGAAGAGATCAATGCGTTGGTTGCCGGCACCGTCAAATCTGCCCGCCAGCTCAATATTG GTAGAGATGGTTTGACACATAACATGTTGGAGAATATACATGCTCTTTGGAAACGACGGAGAGTGTGCAAGATAAAGTGCAAAGGAGTGTGCACCGTCGACATGGATAATGTGTGCCAACAGTTAGAG GAAAGGACTGGGGGAAAAATCATTCATAGGAAAAGTGGTACGGTATACCTCTTCCGGGGCAGAAACTACAACTATAGAACACGCCAACGTTTTCCTCTGATGCTGTGGAAACCTGTATCTCCAGTATATCCTAGGTTGGTTAAGCGAGTTCCAGAAGGCCTAACACTAGAAGAAGCAACTGAATTTCGTCGGAAGGGAAGGAACTTGGAACCGATATTCAAGCTGG CAAAAAATGGTGTTTACTGTGACCTTGTAGCAAATGTCAGAGAGGCTTTTGAAGAGTGTGAACTAGTGCGAATAAATTGTCAAGGACTAAATGAAAGTGATTATCGAAGGATTGGAGGAAAACTAAGG GATCTTGTTCCATGCATATTGCTCTCATTTGAGAATGAACACATACTTATGTGGAGGGGAAAAAAGTGGAGGTCCTCTTTCCCAGGTCTCGAAGATGATTACAATGAAGCCAATAAAATTGATGTTGACAGTGACAATTCCAATACACCGACTTCAGATGCCCCAGAATTGTCTGAAATGCCACAGGAGAATTCATTAGAGcatctaagcagtgaatcttaTGACACTAGTATTTCTTCGAGTTCAGATGATGTGAGTTTCTCTCAAGCTGAGGTGCCTTACCCTATAGAAGATAGCAATCCACCTTTCTCGATGGTTACCGATGCTGCTTCACTTTCTATGGGAACCTGTGAAGTTGAAACCACAGATGATGTCAGGGGTTCTCCACCTTCTGATAGCACAAAATCAAGTGTTTCTGTGCTGGAAAGTTGTGAGAATTCTATTGATGGCAAGGTAGATCCTTCTACAAATGGGTTGCTAGATAGTTCAAGTGCAGCTGATGAAAGTTTAATTTCAATATCATCTGCATCTTGCACAGAAGGAGTTATGTTACTGTGGGAGCAAGCTGTTGAGAAAGGTAGTGCACTTGTTTTAGATGACAGATCTTTGGATGCTGACAATGTTTATCAAACCGCAGTGGCTTTTGCCAAATCAGCTCCCCCAGGGCCTGTTTTTAGCCGATCTAGAAAGGTTAGGGTTCAAAATAATGACGAGCAAGAAGATTCAACTTTTGAGAAAAAAGAAGTTACCACTGTTGTGATTGAAGGTGAAATGGAGAACACTCAGAAGAGTTCCGAAATtcgaagaaaagattttgatgagcGACAGAGGAATGTAGTGCCACAGGGAACAAGAGTAGATGAACTTGTGAGACTTCTGACATGA
- the LOC112751244 gene encoding protein REPRESSOR OF SILENCING 3, whose amino-acid sequence MEGQHKKTVRIFVGGLGESVTKQDLHSMFSSFGNVEAVETIRTKGRSFAYLDFLPSPTDDKSLSRLFSKYNGCVWKGGKLKLEKAKEHYLVRLKREWDEDAMSKIEHVSDKPVTTDKLEEKPTKESLKTKQLHIYFPRLRKVKSIPFTGTGKHKYSFQNIKVPLLPVHFCDCKEHCSPSGTERGKLHIERATEIGGMNDEEINIMNVVMNKLLGKENVSEKKNLETEDSFESPAHPDDSEVGSSTDEDDLIINVNTKKNKSSIIGSEELQMILENQDSWSNKSKIGKEENDKSESDVHKGHKSNPNNKRKSLRKSERESIGHVSTTAKGKNNVQTLPDEVESGVQPVESEDDFGKQSKVSWSQKSSWKELLGNGGNTAFNATLMFPIEQERPDSPSQSISLNDKTENMEGHEHLGSKPTNTESTKELTEDNHTNTSALRKHAEAQPADNNVELKKTGRGASWRRKQSWTQLVAGDNSSFSISQILAGITFSEPMAKGSTVDPANSNNPKHNNVGKDAINEVVTSDGRIPEKSQHDGGGANDTAYEEKSETREKEGSSEETVQKERSTARVEVGETCTFMRSCSSLKEWAKAKAALSGSLKRKRPNSREPVKKHE is encoded by the exons ATGGAGGGGCAACACAAGAAGACGGTGAGAATATTTGTCGGTGGATTGGGGGAATCAGTAACTAAACAAGACCTCCACAGTATGTTCAGCTCTTTCGGCAATGTCGAAGCAGTCGAAACAATCCGAACCAAAGGTCGCAGTTTCGCCTATCTTGACTTCCTTCCTTCTCCCACCGATGACAAATCTCTTTCCAGGCTTTTTAGCAAG TATAATGGTTGTGTTTGGAAGGGTGGGAAGTTGAAGCTCGAGAAGGCTAAAGAACATTATCTAGTGCGGTTGAAACGAGAATGGGATGAAGATGCTATGTCTAAGATTGAGCATGTTAGTGACAAACCAGTCACTACTGATAAGTTAGAGGAAAAGCCCACAAAAGAGAGTTTAAAGACAAAGCAGCTCCACATTTACTTCCCGAGGTTAAGAAAG GTAAAATCTATACCATTCACTGGAACTGGAAAGCACAAATACAGTTTCCAGAATATTAAAGTTCCTCTTCTCCCTGTGCATTTCTGTGATTGCAAGGAACATTGTAGTCCTTCTGGCACAGAAAGGGGAAAACTACATATTGAAAGGGCAACAGAAATTGgaggaatgaatgatgaagaAATTAACATAATGAATGTCGTGATGAACAAACTACTTGGAAAAGAAAATGTTTCCGAAAAGAAGAATCTTGAAACAGAGGATTCCTTTGAATCACCTGCACATCCTGATGACTCTGAAGTAGGTAGTTCAACAGATGAAGATGATCTCATTATTAACGTGaacacaaagaaaaataaatcgtCCATAATAGGGAGTGAGGAACTTCAAATGATCTTGGAAAATcag GACTCATggtccaataaatcaaaaattggtAAGGAAGAAAATGACAAGAGTGAGTCTGATGTGCATAAAGGGCATAAGAGCAATCCCAACAATAAGAGAAAATCACTTCGCAAATCGGAAAGGGAAAGCATTGGACATGTGTCTACTACTGCTAAAGGAAAGAATAATGTGCAGACCCTTCCAGATGAGGTAGAATCTGGAGTGCAACCTGTTGAGTCAGAAGATGATTTTGGCAAACAGTCTAAAGTTTCATGGTCTCAGAAATCTTCATGGAAAGAACTACTTGGTAATGGAGGTAATACTGCTTTCAATGCCACTCTCATGTTTCCTATAGAACAAGAAAGACCTGATAGTCCATCCCAATCCATATCTTTAAACGACAAAACTGAAAACATGGAAGGGCATGAACACCTAGGGAGTAAACCCACCAATACAGAATCGACAAAGGAGCTCACTGAAGATAATCATACCAACACATCAGCATTAAGAAAGCATGCTGAAGCTCAGCCTGCTGACAACAATGTGGAGTTGAAGAAGACCGGTCGAGGTGCATCATGGCGACGGAAGCAATCATGGACACAACTGGTTGCTGGAGACAACAGTTCATTTAGCATTTCACAGATTTTGGCAGGCATTACATTCTCAGAGCCAATGGCCAAGGGGTCTACCGTGGACCCTGCAAATTCCAACAATCCCAAGCATAATAATGTAGGTAAGGATGCCATTAATGAAGTTGTTACTAGTGATGGGCGTATACCGGAAAAGAGCCAACATGATGGTGGTGGTGCCAATGATACTGCATATGAGGAAAAGAGTGAGACAAGAGAAAAGGAAGGATCGTCTGAAGAAACAGTACAAAAAGAGAGATCCACTGCGAGGGTTGAAGTAGGCGAAACTTGCACATTCATGAGAAGTTGTTCTTCTTTGAAAGAGTGGGCGAAGGCTAAGGCTGCTTTAAGTGGATCACTCAAAAGGAAACGTCCCAACTCCCGAGAACCAGTAAAGAAGCATGAATAA
- the LOC140179018 gene encoding uncharacterized protein, with the protein MGIISLGSPEIWMENILVFGYGSSNSNVSSSWSLDEEIKKGQRNRQVNSQYELQSMDQETPNSLAEPGKLEEARWVLGRVRAKSVDGQLQERRGDR; encoded by the exons ATGGGGATAATTAGTTTAGGAAGTCCAGAGATATGGATGGAAAATATCCTTGTGTTTGGCTACGGTTCCAGCAACTCTAATGTTTCTAGTTCTTGGAG TCTTGacgaagaaataaagaaagggcAAAGGAATAGACAAGTGAATTCTCAATATGAACTCCAATCAATGGATCAGG AGACACCTAACAGCCTTGCGGAACCAGGCAAACTTGAAGAGGCAAGATGGGTGCTAGGGAGAGTTAGAGCCAAGAG TGTTGATGGACAACTGCAAGAAAGACGAGGTGATCGCTGA